The window TCGCGCGCCTCCATCTGTCCACTTTCAAACAGGTTGCGGGCGAAGATGTTGGCGTCCTCGAACACGGTGCGGTCCTGAATCACGTAGCGCGCGCCTGTCACCAGGTTCAGGTGCTGCTCCAGCCGGCGCGACAGGAAGTAAATCTGCGAGTGGAACGAGTAGCGCCGCATGTCGCGGTAGAAGTCTTCCAGGTACGGATTTTCGGCGTAGGGTTCGTACACCGGGCGCAGGCCGTAGCGCTCGGAGAGCATGCGCGTCAGCGTGCTCTTCCCGCTGCCGATGTTGCCGGAGACGGCAAGATACATCAGTGCTCGCCCTGTGTGTGGGGCATCAGTCCGCCGCCTGTCCCGCCGTCAGCGCCTCGTGGACGCGGGCCAGGATCAGCTCCTCGTGTTCGGGGTTGCCCACGAAGTCGATGTCGCCAGCCTGCACCGTCAGCAGCGGGTGGGCGTAGCTGCGGAAATACTCGTCGTACCGGGCGGTCAGCTCGGCCAGATAGGCGGCCTGCATGTCCTGTTCGAAGGACCGGCCCCGGCGGGCAATGCGGCGCAGCAATTCGTCGGTGTCGGCACGCAGGTACACCACCAGATCGGGGGTGGGCAGGCGCGGCGACAGGTGCGAATACAGGTCCTCGTACAGTGCGAATTCAGCGTCCTTGAGGTTCATGGCGGCAAAGATGAAGTCCTTGGCGAACAGGTAGTCGCTGACCACGTTGCCGCTGAACAGCCCCGGCTGAGCGAGCGCCGAGAGCTGCTTGAAACGCGACAGCAGGAAAAAGACCTGCACCTGAAAGGCGTAGGCATCGGGCTGCTCGTAAAAGCGCGCCAGGAAGGGATTTTCCTCCACAACTTCCAGATTCAGCTCCGCGCCGTAACGCGCCGAGAGCCGCCGGGACAGGCTCGTTTTTCCCACCCCGATGGGGCCTTCAATCACCAGATACATAGACAGTGCGGAGCATAGCGCGCCGCGTCGCGGGGGAACGGGCGGGACCGGGCTTGACAGGCCGAGGTAGCCGGCAGCCCAGCATGGGACTGGTGCTGGCGTGACGGGCGTGCATCCTCGTGTGGTTCGCGCGAACATAACAAAGGGAGGCGGAGGCGACTGCTCACCGCCTCCCCTCCCCGCTTATATGGCTCACTCCGTCCTGCGGCTCTGGCGTCTCCTGGCGCTGCGCCGCAGATTTGAGCCGTCCCGCTTCCCGCGCCGCCTGGGTCAGCAGGTACTCGATCTGGGCGTTGACACTTCTCAGGTCATCGGCGGCCCAGCGTTCCAGCGCCGCGTACAGTTCGGGACTGATCCGCAGAGGGTAATTTTTCCGGGCCATGCGGGCCTCCTCTGCCTTTAGGGGCGCGCTAGTACAGGCTCCCGGCGTTGACGATAGGCTGCGTGCCGCGCTCGCTGGTCAGGACCACCAGCAGGTTGCTGACCATCTGGGCCTTGCGCTCCTCGTCAAGCTCCACGATGTTTTGATCGGCCAGCTCACGCAGGGCCATCTGCACCATGCCCACCGCGCCCTGCACGATCTGCGCTCTGGCGGCGATGATCGCACTGGCCTGCTGGCGCTGCAGCATGGCCCCGGCAATTTCCGGCGAGTAGGCCAGGTGCGACAGCCGGGCTTCCAGCACCTCCACCCCGGCGTGGCGCAGGCGGGCGGCCAGCTCACGGCCCAGCGCCTCGGCCACCTCGTCGGCATTGCCGCGTAGACTCCGGCCGCTTTCCTCGTAGTTGTCGTAGGGGTACTGCGAGGCGAGGTGGCGCAGCGCAGTCTCGGACTGGATGGCGACAAACTCGGCATAGTCCTCAACATCGAAGGTGGCCCGCGCTGAATCCACCACCCGCCACACGATCACGGCGGCGATCTCGATGGGATTGCCCGACAGGTCATTGACCTTCAGCCGCTCGGAATTGAAGTTGCGAATCCGCAGCGACACGTTCTTGCGAACCGTCAGCGGGTTCGTCCAGTACATGCCGTTGCGCCGCTCGGTGCCCACGTAGCGTCCGAACAGGGTCAGCACCTTGGCCTGGTTGGGCTGCACGATGAAAAACCCGATCATGGCGAACAGCAGCAGCAGGCCCAGCACCACGCTCAGCAGCAACTGCCCGGCCACCAGCAGCCACACGCCCAGCGCCACCAGCGCCAGCCACAGCAGGAAGATCGGCACGCCCGGCAGCCCGAAGGCCGGGCGCTCCACACTCGCCACGCCGCTGCGGGTGGAGATGCCACCTTCGGGTCCAACCATTTCCGGCGGGCTTTCCAGGGGTGCTTTTTTCAGTTCACTCATAACCGTCTCCCTCCTCTGGGGATGATATCACCGTGATACGGGAATGAACCGGGAAAGTTCCCAGGAGTGGGGCAGGCGGGCCTGTCCTCAACCCCCACACCTGCGCCGGAGACAGCAGGAGAAACCCAGAGACAGCAGAAGAGACAGGGCCAGCCCGCACCCCGTCTCCCCTTCTGGTCGTCCTGTTGCGGCGGCTAGCGCCCGGTCTGTTGCAGCGTTCGCTTGAGCAGCGTGACCTTCACGTCCACGCTCTTCTTGTTGCGCCACACCCGCAGGTTGACGGTCTGGCCGGGGCGTTTGGCCGCCACCAGCCGGGTCACGTCGAAGGAGTTCTGCACGCGCACGCCGTCCACCGCTACAATGATGTCACCCAGGGGGGCGAGCAACTGATCGCTGCTGTTGCGCAGGCTGCCGCGCAGGCCCGCGCGGGCGGCGGCGCTGCCGGCCGGCACGTCCATCACCAGCGCGCCCTCCGAGCTCGACAGGCCGGCCAGCTGACGCAGCGCCGGAGGCAGGGTGGCCAGGTCGGTCAGGGACGCTCCCAGCGTGCCGCGCTGCGGAACCCCGATCTTTTCCAGATCGTCCAGGCTCTGCTTGACCACGTCGCCGGGAATGGCGATGCCGATTACGCCCGGCACCAGGTTGTTGGGCGCGGCGTTGGCGTCGGCCACGCCCACCACCAGTCCGCGCGAATCCAGCACCGGGCCTCCGCTGTTGCCCTGCTGGATGCTGGCGGTGGTCATCAGGTACTCGCCGATCTCGCCGCCCAGATTGTCATTGCGCGGCACGTTGTCCGCGCTGGCCATCACGCTGAAGATGCCGGTGCTGACGAAGTTGGGAATCCGCAGCGGCGTGCCCATCGCGGTCAGCTTCTGGCCGGGAATCAGGCGGGCGCTGTTGCCGAAGCTCAGGGTCTTGGGGGCCGTGACACCGGTCACCCGCAGGATGGCGATGTCGATACCGGGATCAACGCCCTCGATCTTGGCCGACACCTTGCGCCCGTTGTACAGCGTGACGCTCAGCGAGTCCTGGAACTCGACGACGTGGTAGTTGGTGACGATCAGGTCCTTCTTGTAGAAAAAGCCGGTGCCGGTCTCGATCGGGTCGTCACCCGGCTGCAGCTGGTCGCGTTGCAGGCGGTTGTCGATCCGCACCACCGCCTGCAATGCGTTCTGCGTGACCTCGACGGTGTTGATCTCGTCCGGCGTGACCAGGGCGCGCTGGGCGTCCACCCGGCCAGTCAGGTACGCGCCCAGCAGCGCCGCGCTCAGCAGCAGCGCGGCGCCCACAACGCGGCCCGCATTCACCCCTCGCCGCCGCCCTTGCTGCTGGGGCTGCCCTTGCTCTCGGCCTTGGGGGCGCTCTTGCCCTCGCCGCCGCCGTCACCGGACTTCTCACGCGGGCGCGAGTCGTTGGCGTAAAAGCCGCTGCCCTTGAAGGCAATGCCGGGCCGCGCCAGCACGCGCTTGACCGGCACGCCGCTCTCGGGGTGGGCGGTGTAGGCGTCGTCGCGCATGCTCTGGCGCAACTCGTAGATTTCTCCGGTGTCGGTGTTCTTGTAGAGGTAGGTGGGCATGACAGGGTTCCTTGAAGCGCTGAGGCGGGATGGGGTGGGGGTCAGATCGGTGCAGAGTGCCGGGCCGCGTGCTGCATGGGGCCGTCTTTCCGGCGCACAGCTTAGCAAGGACAGCCTAGCAAGGGCCGCCGGGACAAAACGGGCGGCTGTCTCACTTCACCGCCCGCCGCGTGCGTCCTGGCGTCCTGTGAGCATCTTGCTCAGCAGAGGCGGGCCGGGGGTGTTATGCTTTACCGGCGAACCCCTGTCATGCCGGGGGCTTTCGCAGCAACAGGGCAGCGCAAGGCCCACCCGCACCATCCGGGTGGGAAACGAGGTGGAGGTCAGCGAGTGTTCTGCGGATGCCTCCAGGTGTGGGCGACACCTACCCGCCGCGTCTGCCACATGCAGATGCGGGAAGTCCAGGCGATAACCCCCGCGGCAACGCGGGCATAAGGCCGGACCCGACCCGACAACATCACACAGGCATTCCCGCACTTTTCACTTGAAAAGGCGGGGCGGAGTTCTTATGTGCGGAATCGTGGGTTATATCGGCGGGCGTCAGGCGCAGGACGTTCTTATCTCGGGCCTCTCCAAGCTGGAATACCGGGGCTATGACAGCGCGGGCGTGGCCATTGGCGACGGCGCGTGCATCGCCGTGAAGAAGAAGGCGGGCAAGCTGGCCAATCTGGAAGCGGAGCTGGAAGGCCGCCCCCTGAGCGGCACGCTGGGCATCGGGCACACGCGCTGGGCCACGCACGGGCTGCCCAACGACACCAACGCCCACCCGCATGCCACCGAGGACGGGCGGATCGTCATCATCCACAACGGCATCATCGAGAACTACCTGAAGCTGAAAGAGGCGCTGATGTCACGCGGCCACGAGTTCAAGAGCGAGACCGACAGCGAGGTGCTGGCCCACCTGATTGAGGAGGCCTACAGCGGTGACCTGTATGAGGCCGTCCGCACGGCGCTGGGGCAGGTGCGCGGCGCCTACGGCATCGTGGTCACGCACGTCGACCACCGCGAGATCGTCGCGGCCCGCACGGTCAGTCCGCTGGTCATGGGCGTCGGCGAGGGTGAGATGTTCCTGGCCTCGGACGTGCCGGCCCTGCTGGCCTACACCCGCAAGATGGTCTTTCTCCACGACGGCGACATGGTGGTGCTGAACGACGACGGCTTTCGCGTCACCGATCTGGACGGCAACGAACAGGCCCGCGAGATCGAGCACATCGACTGGGACGCCGAGGCTGCCGAGAAGGGCGGGTACGACACCTACATGCTCAAAGAAATCTACGAGCAGCCCACCGCCCTGACCAACACCCTGATCGGCCGCCTGCACGACGACACCGGCGAGGTCAATCTGGACATCAACCTCGATCCCTCCTCGTTCAAGCGCATCTCCATCATCGCCTGCGGTACGGCCTTCTACGCCGGGCTGGTGGGCGAGTACCTGATCGAGCAACTGGCCCGCATTCCGGTGGAAGTGGACGTGGCCAGCGAATACCGTTACCGCGATCCACTGGTGTCCGAACACACGCTGGCCATTGTGGTCAGCCAGTCCGGCGAGACGATTGACACCCTCGAAGCCCTGCGTGAGGCCAAGCGGCACGGTGCCAAAACCCTGGGCGTGATCAACGCCAAGGGCAGCAGCATGACCCGTGAGCTGGACGACACGCTGTACATCCACGCCGGGCCGGAAATCGGGGTGGCCAGCACCAAGGCGTACACCTCGATGGTCAGCGCCTTCGTGATGCTCGCACTCTGGCTGGGCCGGGCGCGCGGCACCCTCAGCGAGCAGCAGGGCGCGGAACTGCTCAAGGCCACCCGCGAGCTGCCCCGGCTGGTGGAGGAAGCGCTGGCCCCCGAGCGCGTGGAGGCGATCAAGGCCGTGGCCGAGAAGTACGCCCACGCCCGCGATTATCTGTTCCTGGGACGCGGCGTCAACAGCCCCACCGCCTACGAGGGCGCGCTGAAGCTCAAGGAAATCAGCTACATCCACGCCGAGGCCTACGCGGCGGGCGAGATGAAGCACGGGCCGATTGCGCTGATCGATTCCAACCTCCCCGTCGCCGTGATCGCCACCGAGAGCCGCCTGCTGGAAAAAACCATCAGCAACGTGCAGGAAGTGCGCGCCCGCGCCGGCAAAGTCATCCTGTTCCTCAGTGACGGCGACACCGAGAACGCCCGCCACGGCGACGACGTGATCTATGTGCCGCGCGCCCACGAGATGGTCAGCCCGGTGGTCAATGCCGTGGCGATGCAGTTGCTGGCGTATTTCACGGCCACCGCGCTGGGCAAGGACGTGGACAAGCCGAGGAATCTGGCAAAAAGCGTGACGGTGGAATAGGGCAAATTACTCTCATTTTGACCGAGACGGAACCGAATGCCGTGCCCAAGCTTGAAATCAGACCTCTGAGCGACGCCCCCGACACCCGCGAGCAACTGGCCGAACTGCTGGTGCACACCGTGGCGGGGGGCGGCTCGGTGGGCTTCATGCACCCGCTGACGCGTGAGGCGGCCAGCGCCTTCTGGGACGGGACGCTGGCCGCAGCCGCGCGCGGCGAAAGGATCATTCTGG of the Deinococcus aerolatus genome contains:
- a CDS encoding deoxynucleoside kinase — its product is MYLVIEGPIGVGKTSLSRRLSARYGAELNLEVVEENPFLARFYEQPDAYAFQVQVFFLLSRFKQLSALAQPGLFSGNVVSDYLFAKDFIFAAMNLKDAEFALYEDLYSHLSPRLPTPDLVVYLRADTDELLRRIARRGRSFEQDMQAAYLAELTARYDEYFRSYAHPLLTVQAGDIDFVGNPEHEELILARVHEALTAGQAAD
- a CDS encoding SPFH domain-containing protein; the protein is MSELKKAPLESPPEMVGPEGGISTRSGVASVERPAFGLPGVPIFLLWLALVALGVWLLVAGQLLLSVVLGLLLLFAMIGFFIVQPNQAKVLTLFGRYVGTERRNGMYWTNPLTVRKNVSLRIRNFNSERLKVNDLSGNPIEIAAVIVWRVVDSARATFDVEDYAEFVAIQSETALRHLASQYPYDNYEESGRSLRGNADEVAEALGRELAARLRHAGVEVLEARLSHLAYSPEIAGAMLQRQQASAIIAARAQIVQGAVGMVQMALRELADQNIVELDEERKAQMVSNLLVVLTSERGTQPIVNAGSLY
- a CDS encoding S1C family serine protease, with amino-acid sequence MNAGRVVGAALLLSAALLGAYLTGRVDAQRALVTPDEINTVEVTQNALQAVVRIDNRLQRDQLQPGDDPIETGTGFFYKKDLIVTNYHVVEFQDSLSVTLYNGRKVSAKIEGVDPGIDIAILRVTGVTAPKTLSFGNSARLIPGQKLTAMGTPLRIPNFVSTGIFSVMASADNVPRNDNLGGEIGEYLMTTASIQQGNSGGPVLDSRGLVVGVADANAAPNNLVPGVIGIAIPGDVVKQSLDDLEKIGVPQRGTLGASLTDLATLPPALRQLAGLSSSEGALVMDVPAGSAAARAGLRGSLRNSSDQLLAPLGDIIVAVDGVRVQNSFDVTRLVAAKRPGQTVNLRVWRNKKSVDVKVTLLKRTLQQTGR
- a CDS encoding FmdB family zinc ribbon protein, translated to MPTYLYKNTDTGEIYELRQSMRDDAYTAHPESGVPVKRVLARPGIAFKGSGFYANDSRPREKSGDGGGEGKSAPKAESKGSPSSKGGGEG
- the glmS gene encoding glutamine--fructose-6-phosphate transaminase (isomerizing); this translates as MCGIVGYIGGRQAQDVLISGLSKLEYRGYDSAGVAIGDGACIAVKKKAGKLANLEAELEGRPLSGTLGIGHTRWATHGLPNDTNAHPHATEDGRIVIIHNGIIENYLKLKEALMSRGHEFKSETDSEVLAHLIEEAYSGDLYEAVRTALGQVRGAYGIVVTHVDHREIVAARTVSPLVMGVGEGEMFLASDVPALLAYTRKMVFLHDGDMVVLNDDGFRVTDLDGNEQAREIEHIDWDAEAAEKGGYDTYMLKEIYEQPTALTNTLIGRLHDDTGEVNLDINLDPSSFKRISIIACGTAFYAGLVGEYLIEQLARIPVEVDVASEYRYRDPLVSEHTLAIVVSQSGETIDTLEALREAKRHGAKTLGVINAKGSSMTRELDDTLYIHAGPEIGVASTKAYTSMVSAFVMLALWLGRARGTLSEQQGAELLKATRELPRLVEEALAPERVEAIKAVAEKYAHARDYLFLGRGVNSPTAYEGALKLKEISYIHAEAYAAGEMKHGPIALIDSNLPVAVIATESRLLEKTISNVQEVRARAGKVILFLSDGDTENARHGDDVIYVPRAHEMVSPVVNAVAMQLLAYFTATALGKDVDKPRNLAKSVTVE